The genomic interval CGGCACGGCCGCGAcgcagaagagaggaggaagaggaggggctgagaggtcaggaggaagaggaggggcagcGGCGTTGTGATGGGCGACCGCCGGCAGCACCGAGGGGCTCGGAGGACGGGTGtactgggggggtggggttcacGAGCAAACGGAGGGCAGAGGGCGAGGCCTCGGCGCTGGAGGACGGGGGGGCCGTGGGAccccccggggggccgggggcagacGATGGGCCCTCGGGGGCTCAGGGGTCCTCCGGCGCGTCTGGGAggccgccgcccgccgccccccccgtcCCAGACGGAGCCGCGGACACGGAGCCCCGTGAGGAGCCGTCGCTGAGCCCGGAGGTCCCGCGGGACCACCAGGCGGGGCGGGGCGACGGGCTGGGGAGCCCGGAGATGCCCGTTCTGGAGAACGTCTACCTGGACCGCAGACTCTCCGGGCAGGGCTCCCTCCAGCGCGGAGAGCCCCCCAGCGGAGGAGCCCTGGGGGGCTCGGGGGACCCGGGGACCTCTCCCACCAAAGGTAAGGGGCCGGTACCGGGGCCCGCCGGGGgccaaaacaaacaatcagaTGTTGGTGCGTGATGACGGTGGAAGCTGTTTAACGTCAGTcggtctctctcctgtcccaGCAGCCCCCTCAGACCCCAGCGCCGCCCCGAGGACGCGCTCTGGAGACCCCGGCGCACTGAGCTGCCCCTACTGCGGACGCATCTTCTGCACCGCCGCTGAGCTGCAGGGTCACGTCAAGAGGCACAGGATGTAGAATCAGAGCCACATCAAGAGGAACAGGATGTAGAATCAGAGCCACATCAAGAGGAACAGGATGTAGAATCAGAGTCATGTCAAGAGGCACGGTAGCCTCAGACTGATGGTCAGATCAGCTGCTGACGAGTGTCTTTGTAAATAAGTTGTTCTTTCTGTTTTATTGGCTGTAATCAGATATTTTATGAACTTTGTAGAACTCTTTCTGTTTCAATGTCTGgaccttttttttcttaaatatgtTTTCCAATAAAATAAGTGTTTCTAATCACTACATTTATTTGTATCGACTGATTTTGCTAGATTTAGATTATTAAAAAACGTCCAATAAAATCTGCAAGAACAAGAATTTTAGTTTTTGAGAAAAGAGCCAAGAAAGTAAATAAACTAAGGATGATGAGACCTCGTGGGCGTGGCGTTCAAGGTCACGTGGTTCGCCAAGTGAGACGGGACTCCGCTTCCTGGTCTCAAACTAGTGAGGAGAGCCAGTGAGGAAAACCAGTCAGGCTGCAGATGAGCAAGGCACCGCTGTCTCTGTTGACTCGTATCTGGGGGTTCGGTGTGAGTATAGCCGTACTTCAGAACTTCGTTCTTCTGCGTTCTGTTTTATGTAATAGTTAATACGAGTTAAGTTAATGATTTGCCCAAGGTGTATTCTACAGTTCGTATGGATTTAAGTCCGGGTTTAAACTTGTTTAAATGGGATTCTTTGATATGAGTTGTatgcattgtatttttttatttctaccCTCAGGTAGAAAGGTAGATCATTCAATAATCAAACCCTACCCTGGGTGTGTTCCTCTAGCATATCTGTTTCCTCATTCCTTCCAGTCAGACCTGCTCCTTCCTGATCGATAATGTCTCTATTCTCATTACCGTAATCACAACGTTAACGCGGCGGGTTTTATGGCTTCAACCGTAGCTAGAGCAGGCGCCGAGTCCACTTAACCTGCAGGTATGGTTTGAGAAGACCTCAAagaagaacaaaacaaacagaactaGCAACAGAACTATTAACTTCACCCTGAGTTGACTCTGACATTGACCGTATCCACCGTACTTGATAACTGTGTTTTTGTTCCCAACAGGAACATAATGTACAGTTTGTCTTCCATTCATTTGACCACGTTCTCTGTTCAACACGGTTCCTATGTAGTGTTCTGGCTGAGCAGACCGTGAAGGATGTCTGGAACGTCCAGCGAGACCGTCtccggggagaaggagaagttcTCCTCCAGGGTCATCAACGTGGTGTTCGTCGCTCTGCTGCTGGACCTGCTAGGCTTCACCCTGATCCTGCCACTGTTCCCCTCCATCCTGGACCACTACGGACAGACTGCGGTGAGACCCACAGACCCATCCCTGGTCCATCAGGGGATGCACCGTTCCTCCAGCACAGACCCCCACCTGGACATtgtccatgcccccccccccccacacacacacacacacacacactcctcagcAGCTAGAGCTCAAGTGCCATTGAGCAAGCTCCTTGAAAAACAGTCCTGGTTTCAACCTAGCAGGTTTAATTCCAGCTCAGCAGGAATGCGCCGCCTCCACCATCTTCTGATCCCACCTCTCCACACCTGGGGGGTTTGACCGAGCCGCCGTGTGTTCAGTCTCTGCATCGTCCTGCTGCTCATTCAGAAGGCTCCTATTGGTTGTCTGATTCCTCTTGTGGTGTGATTGGTCAGGACCCGGTGTACCAGTCCCTTCAGAGCGTTGTGGATTGGTTCAGGGAGGCGGTGGGGATTCCAATGGAGAGGAAGTACAACAGTGTTCTGTTCGGGGGTGAGTACGGTGTGGTGATGACGGGTCATTCCTTTCACTCAGTGTGTGAGACATTACTGAGTTCATTGAATGGTGTCAGTTTAtagtgttgttgtggtgttttaCCGTCCATGTTCTGCTCTGTGTCCCGCTCCGGTTCGTCTGTTCAGGTCTGATCGGGTCGCTCTTCTCTCTGCTGCAGTTCCTGTCGTCCCCGCTGACCGGCGCCGCGTCGGACCGCCTCGGACGCcgaccgctgctgctgctcaccacGGTGGGCAGGGCGGCCGGGGGGAAAGGGGGCAACAGGGGGCAGCATGGGGCAATGAGGGGCAATGGGGGGCATCAGGAGGTAACAGGGGGCAGCAAGGGGGCAACAGGGGGCCGCACGGGGCAATGGGGGGGAACACAGGGTAACCATGGGCAACCAGAGGTAACAGGGGGCAACAGAGGGCATCAGAGGGCGACACGGGGTAACATGGGCAACACAGGGTAACACAGGGCAACAGGGTGAAAAAGGGGGCAGCACGGGGCAACAGAGGCTGCTCTCCGCTCTCTGACAGGTCCTCCTCGTTTGCCTAAACTAACGTTATATTTAGTTAAATCCAGAAGGCGGTTTAGGCAAAAGGCGAACATCGACGATAGGTCTGCTCACGTGGAACTGAGAGTCGATCCGGTTTGTGTCTCAAAAAGGTCTCTAAAGGATGAGCTGTGATAAAGAAGTAAAACAAAACCGATGAACATAATGTAATAACTGCTAACAGAAAGACGGGACCCTTTCACACTAACCCTTTAGCAGCAGCCAATGACAGAGACTCTGAGGAGAGCGGACCAATCCTGCAGCAGCctgacccccctctcccccctccaggccgGGCTGGCCCTCTCCTACGCGGTCTGGGCCACGTCCCGGAGCTTCAGCGGCTTCCTGGTGTTCCGGGTCGTCGGGGGAATCTGTAAGGGGAACGTGAGCGTCTGCACGGCTGTGGTGGCCGACCTGCCCTGCCCGAAGGCACGCAACCGAGGAATGGTACGTGGTCGCTCTCGTGGTCAAGGAGAAGGGGAACAACGAATGAGGTTCAAAGTCATGGGGGTGTACTGTGCTTTTCTAATGTGGTCTAAAAGTGATTTACAGCTCAACGGCTGAACCCATTCCGGTGGACGTGTGTCCTCAGGCCATGATCGGCATCGCCTTCTCCCTGGGCTTCACCCTGGGCCCGCTGATGGGGGCGTACTTCGCGGTCCACGCCGGTCAGGGGGAGCTCTTCCACCAGTACCCCGCCCTGCTGGCCCTGCTCTTCAGCCTGGCAGACCTGCTCTTCATCTGGCTCCTGCTCCCCGAGACCCTGGCCAAGCACCTCAAGGTGAGCACCAGACACTGTTCAAGCACCTCAAGGTGAGCGCCAGACACTGTTCAAGCACCTCAAGGTGAGCCCCAGAGACTAGCGAAGCACCTCAAGGTGAATCTGGTTTGGCCGGTGAAGGTACTCTCAGTCCAATGAGCAGATAGGCTAACACTGGCCCAGATGTTTCCATTCCACTGCTTAATGACAGCTAGTGAGGTCATCTGTTTGGGCAGTTGTCTTTGTGTACACATCCCAGTATACACATCCCAGTATACACATCCCAGAAGTGTACAGTCATGTAGGAGTTGTTGCAACATGTTACATCTTACATCTTACATGTCATCGTTGCAACATGTAAGATGGAGGAGCAGAGATAGTTTGAGTTGATTAAACTTAAGTTTTGATGCTCCTCAATTTATAATTAGATAATGCCGGCTCACAGATAACAGTAAATCAATCTATTTCCTTTTCCTAGCCAATAAACCAAAGTTTAACCATGCTGTGTTAAAGCTCTCTGTTGACCCAGTGGTGTGTGATGATGTTGATCCTTGTGGTTCAGGTCTCGTCCCCGGGACTGGAGGGCCCCAGAGACCTGCTGAACCCCGGCTCCCTCTTCTATTTCTCGGCTGTGTCCCGGGTGAGGGACCCCCCCTCCAAACAGAGtgagcccctcccccacctcattCACCCTCGCCGGGCAGTCGGCAACAGGCCAAAGGACCAGAATATGGAGGAAAATATCTGTACACATTTCAAAGAGAACGTTAAAAACGACATTAATACAGTTTGTTCAAATAAGTTAAATACACAACAGGAGCAGTAGTAGAATAATGAATGTAAGCTTTCCAGACAGTAGTTAATGTGAGTTAGGGTGGTTTAAAGGTGGGGtaagatgctgtgtgtgtgggatgacAGTTGTGTTAATGTGAGTCCGGGTGGTTTAAAGATGGGGTAAGATGCTGTGTGGGATGACAGTTGAGGTAACGGGCGTTCGGTGGTGTCAAGATGTCGTGCCTGGGTTGACAGGAATGAGGAAGCTGCAGGTCCTGGGCCTGGTCTACTTCTcctacctcttcctcttctctgggCTCGAGTTCACCCTGAGCTTCCTCACGCACCAGCGCTTCCACTTCACCAGGTGAGAGAAAACCAGCCGCTTCCATCCGGGTCCGTCCGGTTCCAGCTGGTTCCAGACGTACGAAAATGAAGAGGGCTCTTGTACTTTAGTAATCTATAGTTGTGTAATAACTAGTAAAACAGGTCAAGCTGGCTACTGCTTCTGTTTTGTTGTTCTGGTAGATGGAGccttttgttttaaataaaagggtCCATCTTTTAATTATAAAACTTTACTTTAtcaaaacattatttaaatgACTCTTCGTACTTTCTTTGCAGTATGCAGCAAGGAAAGATGTTCTTCTTCATTGGGGTCATCATGATGTCGATACAGGGGGGGTATTCTCGCAGAATCCAACCGGGTCATCACATCAAGGCTGTCCGTACGGTAAGACCTCCGGGGGGAAGGGAGACAGGCCCGGGTCAGCTGGCCGCCCCGGGTTATAGAAGGCCTATAGTTATAGCCTGTTTCTGGATCCAAAAGGTTACCCCTTTCCTTCAGGCAATCCTGGCCCTGATTCCAGCGTTCGTTCTGGTTGGGCTCGCATGGAACTTGGTGATGCTTTATCTCGGCCTGGCGTTGTACGCATTCGGTAAGTCCACCGTTTTATCCGAGAAAGCAGCTCAACTCAAGCCATCTTTCTAAATTGGAAGTGAAAGCTTTATTGTCTTGAAACTGTAATCTAATGACGGAAGTGAAAGGCTAGATGGATGATGTTTGTCCCTGGAGGGACCAGTCCCTCATGGAACCCTCCAGAACACTCACCTTCTGTCCTCCTCTGTTCCAGCTGCTGCCATCGTGGTTCCCTGTCTGTCCACGCTGGTCTCTGACCACGGTGAGGCTCTCCTCCGTTACCATGGGGATGGGATTCACTCTCATGTGCGCACAAAGAAGGAGGACTTAGTGAATGGAGGAACGGTTTTAGAGCACAGTGATCCGAGTGTTAAAACAACATTGATTCATGCACTGAGGTCTCTTTGGTGTTTGCATGCGGTCGATAGACTTCTGACATTCTGAGTGCCACAACCCCAGCTGACGTCTCGTGTCCCTGCAGGCTCGGCGGGCCAGAAGGGAACGGTCATGGGGATCCTGAGGAGCCTGGGAGCGCTGGCCAGAGCGCTGGGCCCCATCGTCACCTCCTCCGGTAAACAAGCCAACTTCTGCAGTCCAATCACTACAAATGGACATTAATAGTGTTGTAGCTATTTAAACACTGGCTTagttctgtgtgttttgaaagtatgaggatggatggagagcatTCCCTTCACCCTGACTTGCTCCCTCCTCTTCAGTGTACTGGATGGCCGGAGCCGAAGTCTGCTTCATCCTCACGTCGGCCATGTTTGTAGTTCCTCTGCTGTTGCTCAGAACAGCAAGCAGGCTGAAGACGGAGTAACCGGTGAATCACAGCCAGTCTGAGAAGGATGAGTCCTTCAAGGCGTTATACTGGGAACAGCACTAAAAACAAAGAGCTTTTAGATTTCATTTACATCTTTTAAGTTGATTTGTTTACATCTTCTTGGGAAGAACGGTTTTATTTGGCCACATATCGCAATGAGTAGATGTATCTATAACAGGACAGTACTACAGGGAACTGAAAGCATTTCATGGGACCAAACGATGAAAcactttctattttttatacCTCTACGTATGGGCCAAGACATTCAATATATATCTCAATCATTTAtgtcaatgtttatttttatatacattaagttgtttttttcaaaacagtgtTTATATTGAGAAGAGTTGTTAACTTAAGGTACAGTTGTTTgtcttttaat from Gadus morhua chromosome 11, gadMor3.0, whole genome shotgun sequence carries:
- the LOC115553382 gene encoding major facilitator superfamily domain-containing protein 10 codes for the protein MSGTSSETVSGEKEKFSSRVINVVFVALLLDLLGFTLILPLFPSILDHYGQTADPVYQSLQSVVDWFREAVGIPMERKYNSVLFGGLIGSLFSLLQFLSSPLTGAASDRLGRRPLLLLTTAGLALSYAVWATSRSFSGFLVFRVVGGICKGNVSVCTAVVADLPCPKARNRGMAMIGIAFSLGFTLGPLMGAYFAVHAGQGELFHQYPALLALLFSLADLLFIWLLLPETLAKHLKVSSPGLEGPRDLLNPGSLFYFSAVSRVRDPPSKQRMRKLQVLGLVYFSYLFLFSGLEFTLSFLTHQRFHFTSMQQGKMFFFIGVIMMSIQGGYSRRIQPGHHIKAVRTAILALIPAFVLVGLAWNLVMLYLGLALYAFAAAIVVPCLSTLVSDHGSAGQKGTVMGILRSLGALARALGPIVTSSVYWMAGAEVCFILTSAMFVVPLLLLRTASRLKTE